A region of the Dreissena polymorpha isolate Duluth1 chromosome 6, UMN_Dpol_1.0, whole genome shotgun sequence genome:
ATAGTTGATGGTGCTCATGCCGACTATGGCGTGGTAAACTGGCGACAGAAGGCGGGCATCCACCGGCTTGTGCTTTGTGCCACCTTAAATACACAAATATGAGTCTCGCTATgataaaactggacttaatgcatgtaagtcaagtgtcatcacagattagccggtgcagtccgcacaggcttatcaggtacgactCATTCCGCCTAAGCtagattattgctaagaagagactttcggTTAATATAAAATACCATAGAAGCAAAGAGGGTCGtctctgattagcgtgtgcggacttcatcccacttgtattaagcccaattttttcagaacgaggctcatataaacTCAAGCTGTGCGCACGCCGTCATTTCTTTCGTTCATTTATTGacattcaaaattattttataactTATTATGAATAGCACGCCGTAACAAAAACCTGTTTCTTTAATAACTGTGTGATCGCATTATGACCGTGTATACTCGAGATCGCATTATGACCGTGTATACTCAAGATTGCATAATGACCGTGTATACTCGAGATTGCATTATGGCCGTGTATACTCGAGGTCGCATTATGACCGTGTATACTCGAGATCGCATTATATCGTGTAAACTCGAGATCGCATTAGGACCGTGTATACTCGAGATCGCATTATGACCGTGTATACTCAAGATCGCATTATGACCGTGTATACTCGAGATCGCATTATGACCGTGTATACTCGAGATCGCATTATGACCGTGTATACTCGAGATCGCATTATGACCGTGTATACTCGAAATCGAATTATAACCGTGTATACTCGAGATCGCATTATGGCCGTGTATACTCGAGAATATGCATAGGCTGACACCATACACGTTTCAAACTGTGATGTCACGTTGATCATAAGCGTCTCAGAGTGGGGCATAAGACGCGTGTTACACGTTGACAGATGTACCTGTAAGCCAGCTGACCGGAAAAGCCACCAAGATGAAGACGATAACGGCGAAGGCGCTGTACCAGAGATAGGAGACGCTGTAGAACGTGTCCAGGCCGCTGTCAATAGACGTGGACGGGAATGTACAGGTTAAATAAAATAGGTAGATACTCGCAAGAAAAATGGAACTATTCATCTATTGTTTGCCATAAGTTGAACAAAGAATATATGAAAAAGGCTTATACTCCCTTTTGGTTTCCATTGGACGATACCGGTATGTAgatattaaatgtatgtattgcCTTATGTATTTAAGTTCGATGGGTTTATTATCGGCAGGAAATTTTTTATATGCATGGAGTAACAAAAAGTATatgacataatttataaaatcaattacatgtacttatttataaaacaaaataattatattaataaataatttaaagtcaGGTTTTAAAGTCCaacaaaacttaatttaaataaagCTGTGATAACGATATGAATCTGTCAAAATTTAGAAACACATCAAGTATTTCAAATTACACGTGttatttttgtaacctcttgcatttTGTTGAATAGTGTGTGTTGTAAATATCATAgttatatgtaaaacaaaaacacatcatAGTTCTCAGTCACATACGACATTTCTTTCGGGGCGTCTGTCACGTTACTCATCACTGTCGACGTCATCACTgacgtcatcgtcgtcgtcgtcatgtTGTAGATGGTGGCGTTGTTGAAGCAGACGGGCGGCGGTGGACGGTTGTTGTTAGCCATGATGATGGCGCCGATGCTGATCCAACATGACATGATGGTGCTCACTATCAGCCCGGCCAGAGCTCCCTGGGGAGCAGATATAGTACGATGTTTCGAAGAAGCGAAATCACAATGATAGATCGCGTTATAAATTTCGCCATCTTCTAAGAAATTTTCGTCACCTCGCAGCGAAATCTCGCGTTCTAATCTCGTGATTATGCGTATTTAGATCGCGTTTTTCCGCTTGTAACAACGAGATATGTTTAGCATTTATtcgccctattggtgcaaaaaggtaacatgtaccttcttatttcaatgtcacatggtacctttttgcaccaagggggcgaatTATATtctatcatcataatcatcgatTGTAGCACACACACAGTTAAAATAGGTGGTATGTGAATGATCATATTTAGAGTTAAAACGTTGTTACTTGATCAATGCAAAGCTGGAGATATTTCAGGTGGTGTCATAATCCAAAAGATATAAACCAGACAGTCAAAGGTAAACATTCAATCATAACTCTTCTTCAACAAAGAATAACGTACACAACTGTCAATCTTGTAAAAGGGACTTGTTTAAAGTTTTGCTAAACactatttttcaaataatgaaaataaaaaacatgaatgTACAATTAATATTCAAATATGAGCTTTGTCTGACACAAAAAAGCAGCCCCATACCGAGTTAATGTTGTCGGAGTAAGTCATCATCGTTAAAGTTTCATGGACCTAACGTAGTGTATGACAGGATGcagatttaagtttttaaatatttcttttaccAAAGCGACCACAGTTTGGGTCTTGTGAAAAATGTGCATATGTTCAAAATGCCTCTATATCCCCTAACGAGTTTCATTAACCTAGCAAGTTTTTGAGATATCTCAGTATCAGATTTTAGTTCTCACTTACTTCTGTAACCATTGCGACCAaatgttttgattaaaaaaatctgcaatatATAACGTATCCGCATACTGAATTGCACCAACCCAGCTTAAGATTTTGTTGGATGTTCtgacgcacagacggacagacaacaaAAAAGGATAAAGTGCATATTCCCCATATGGCCCTTGATCCACATACCGATTCAATCAAAATGACTTTTTGAGTTGTCGCAGGATACATAATTAGAGTTTACTTATTTCTGAAACCGTAGCGACCCAAAAGTTTTTCTGACAAAACTCGGAATGCATAACAGACACTGAAACCTCAACAACACGTCTTTTGACGCAGATAAATCCTCTATATTTCATACAGAGAACAAAAAGACATAAATCTGGTAAAACTTGTCGCCAAATGTCCATGCTGTACAATATTCTAGACATTAAGAAAGCTTAGCACCTCCCTTTCAGTAGGCTTTAACAACTAAAATAACATGCAAATTCCCCATTTGACTTCTATCGCCGTACCtagtttcatcaacctagcttATGAGTAAGCGCATGATTCGAGACAAAACTAATATAACATGCGTATTCCCCATATGGCAACCTATCCACATTTCTCATTAACCGAGCTTACATATTTTtgtgttatcgcaggatccagtttaaccctttgcatgctgggaaatttgtcgtctgctaaaatgtcgtctgctgaatttgtaaaattagcattttcctagaattttttcaaagaataccatcagaatagcaaacagtttggatcctgatgagacgccacgttctgtggcgtctcatctggatccaaactgtttgcaaaggcctttaaaattcggttccagcgcttaaagggttaagttttcaattattgaattattgtTGTTACCAAATCATTTGTAACTATTTACCAAATTAACCACAATTGTCTGTCTGCCGAAAAACACACACTAAGTTTGCCCGacaaaaaaaaagagataaaattttgCAGGATCTTTTTCAGACGAACACACGGACGGACCGGGGGAAAATCAATAGCTCCTTCTTGTTCcactggtaggggactaaaaagctAAATAACATTTCTGGTTACGAATATTGTCAAACATCATTTAGCGATTCCTTTAAGAATGATCATCaactaaaatatgcaaaataatgttttaaaggtATTTGGCTCCAATCCCGATTGACACGTCCCTGTAAGATACTAATTTCTTACCCATTCGTTGATGGATGGAGCAAACATGGCACACAGGAAGACGCCCAGTAGCGGCCCGCCGATCATGCCGTAGATGCTTAGCGCCACCTGCAGGATCAGGTCCCCAAAGAGGTCTGCCAGGAACGCGATCCCGATAGTAACCGCGCCGCATAACATCGCTGTAATAATTGTGAGTACTACTGGTAAATGCATAAGAGGTATAGGttgtagtggtagttgtagttgtGGTGCTGGTTGGTGGTCGCGTTGACATTCGTgttgctgataatgatgatgatgatgattattatttggATGCCTGATGATGATTTCTTAATGCAGTTGTTTGATGGTTATTCTGTTGCTGCTTATAAGGCgttgatgattatgttgatgataataatgatgacgatgattatgttgttgtttttttgttgttgttgttgatgatgatgttgttgttgcttcttcttcttcttcttcttcttcttctgatgatgatgatgatgatgatgatgatgatgatgatgatgatgatgatgatgatgatgatgatgatgatgacgatgatgatgatgatgatgaagctgATAATacttctgctgctgatgatgatgacgataataatgacgatgctgatgattatGTTATTGATGGAGATGAatatgataacgatgatgacaaTTGCTTTTATTATAATGATGGTACAAATGGTGATTACGATGACGAGTAGGATGACGTCATACCTATGACCTTAGACCAAATAGTGGCTTGCGGCTCCCCCATTATCTCCCCCTTTACCGCCATGTACGCGGGCTGCACGATGTCTGCCATGAACACTAGCGCTATGGCGTTGATACCCGAAGATATCGTGCTGAAATACAACAAACACGGCGTCTCTTGATCCTTATTAGTCTTTTTTGGTTTATGTTCTGAAGCCAAAAAGCTCTcttttcattaaatatgtttgattaaCACTTATACATAGAATCAAAGCAGGGTCATCATTTCAGCCTACACGGACTGCATATGTAACCACCGGTTACGTTAACTTATATCTAGTGCCGAAATAATCTAATACATTGTTATAAATctcgaaataaatattaaattaaaaagtaaccAGTGATATTCCATGTAAAATGTGTGCTTCAATTTCTTTTGGATTAATAGCGAATGTAAATAAAGAAGCATGAGAGTGGTCGCAGACTTGGGCCCcatgtacattttaaaacaaGTTAAAGACGGCGATAAGTTTATTGAGAGGCCCTACCTCAGGGAGGCGCTGAAAATGCAGGCCAACAGGAGGCCCGGAAGTCCGTTGAAGTTGCCCAGAACGTCCATTACCAAATACGGGAACAGCTGTGAAcagaagaaaaaaatataaaagataaACGTTTCATAAACATTCGTTTTAACGGCTTTCTTGCGTTTGAATTACGTAACAAAATActaatgtttcacaaacacattgttcGTTTGCATAAAAATAACCTGTTCTTAATATTTTAGCAAAAGTAACATCTAGCACGAAAACAATACGAGTGGTTTAACAGGCTTACCGTTAATACTTTTCTTTCCCCTGTTAGAAATATTATCAATTGTATCACTCCATGtattatttcgtaaaattaagGCCAACATAGATTATCATATATTGATGCGCACATGCTGATACGACACTTAAGCTTTAAGTATACGTTGTTTTAAATTCTCCATTCAGATTCTTGTTTTAACTATATGGTTAAGAACACACATAAATCGTATTCCCCGCGAATAAGTGAACTATGCGCACCTGATCAGGATACTGTAGGGTGCAGTCCGAGATGGGGTCTACGCGGTATTTGGCGTTCAGAACGAGACCGCCGTACACGAAGAGTGACGTCACAACTACACCTGCCGGTAACTGCAGGTATAACGCACTGAAAAGAAGAGGTGTCAGTTGTTACACTTGTCGGTTCAAAATTTTGCCACTATACATTATACCATCGTCTGATGCTAAATATCcatcaacatttatttcaattaaaacgCATAACCTATTTTAGTGAAAGTATGATAATTATTCTGGGATTCAAAAAGCGTTCGTCAAAATAAACTTTCATAAACGTTAAAACATCATTCTAAAGTCGAAATCCGCGTTCAGGTAAATCGTGTATTCCACTTTATTTTACTAGTGTTAAAACTACCTGATCGCATGTTCGGGCTTTTAAAGAAGTTAGTGTAAGCGTTTttttcatgcatatgtatatacgtTCTAAACTACAAAAATCGTGGGGTTGACATATTTTCTTATATATGTTTGAACGTTtttaaacgtaaacaaaaaatCCATTTTTTGTCATGTTTGCCCATCGATGTGCTTTAAAAGTTGTAATACTTATATGGAAGACAAAGGAATTTCGCTACGGACCGAACACATTTAACAGGGCTTGTATGCCCTTATTAATTTCCCATGccaaatatggctttcaaatgacaatTTTTCAGTAAAAGATCGGATTCTTACATTTGCGCCTTTCTGACGGTTGGCATTGCCAAATATCGCTGAATCATTGCCTGATTCCCGGCATACACGGTGAGGGTATTGATTCCGGCACCAACAATCAGGGTCCAGAACGTGTGCCGCGCAGTAATTGATGTGTCGAAACTGGCATACAGTGATACATTATTATGCGATATTTTAATTGAAGTGGTCATATAAATTCAATAGGCTGCCATATTATTTTGCTTATTGTAACCATGTTTATGAAATGAAGTCTATCATACGTGTATTTGTATGAATACAAAAACAAAGATGGACAGCTGGAATCATGTTAACGTCATGACGTTTAATTAGTGAcgtaatttaacccatttatgcctagcgtctagaaaaaaggccttggcaaacagcgtagacccagatgagacgccgaaagttgcatgatgcggcgtctcatcagggtctatgctgtttgcttaaaggaaattctgtaaaaaaaacactaaatatattgaaataactaaactagacatccctaattttggaaataaattgatccaatttagaaggatgggacagtccacaaggcataaatgggttaacgtttTAAACTCATCGTTCGCAATCCGTTTCCTTTACCATATGAAATCATGAACACAAAAGtgaaatgcacattttattttacttatacGGATCTTTATCTTGCTGTTAAGGTTAAAGTAACTGTACTTATTCGGACTGTATGTCAGCAATTGAAGTGATTGACGGAAACAAATCtatattcaaacacaatatatatacattaggGCAATAGATATATAAATGACAGTAAGCATTGTCGGAGTGATAACTTACTTGCCGAGCGAAAGTTTTCCGTCCTCTTTAGCTAAGTCCCAAATGGCGCCGAAGCCTCCCACCTCGTCTGAGCCCTGCCAGAGCACGGCGATGAAGCCCACCATGATCACCACCATCTGGAACGTGTCTGTCCACAGCACTGCCTTCAGACCGCCCTGTTGTTCGCGGTAAATTATGAAAAGTCAAAGCGATGATAGCATAGAAAAACTATTTACGAATAATCAACTAAATAACATTGGTTGTTCCGTGCAAAGGCTTACGGTTGTGACCAGTATCTCGAAGGAGTGCGTCTATAGCACTGCCTTCAGTTCCCAATGTTATTTTGGGAAATGTGAAAACTCAAAACGCTGACAGCATACAAGACGATTTGAGTTAAAATCgaatatatgacaatatgttcACTAGAACGACAGTGAAATGATCCAGTTTGATTTCACTAGACAAAGAGTGACATGATTTATAATGATTTAATAAGATGCACCGTAAAATGCCGTATCAACCGATTAAAATCGCCAAACCTTATACCATCATGACTATGTTAGTCAACAATGCAGCCTTCTGGcgcgaaaaaaatacaaatcaaaacgCTGATAGCGTAAAAGAAGGAAATCTACAAAAAGTAGTTCAAGTTACTTCTTTAGACCGTTAGGTGATATTTGAGGCGATGGCCATTTTAGAGCCAGCAGGACAATAATCAGAATTTGATGCATTTTTGTGacaaaatcatttgtttaaacgtcaaaaagaacgaaaagaagggaaaatgtgtttatgcacaaCATTTTAGCCTTCAGTAATGAGAGCTTTAACGCGCAATGTTAATATACCGAAGGATTGCATATCCTTCTGAGATGTACTGTAATACTTAATTTTTCAAAACGATTGTATGGCTATGTATGCATTTTTTTCCTATTCATTTAAAGTGATGCGAGTAGACATTGCAAACGAATCTGGCGCTGATTGGTGTTGTGACTCACGTTGGCGGTGTAGACGGTATTGTGACTTCCAATGGCGGTGTAGAAGGTATTGTGACTTACGATGGTGGCATAGAAAGTATTGTGACTTACGATTGCGGTGTAGAAAGTATTGCGACTTACAATGTCCGTGTAGACAGTATTTTGACTTACAATGGCGGTGTAGATAGTATTGTGACTTACGATGGCGGTGGAGAAGGTATTGTGACTTAAGATAGCGGTGTAGAAGGTATTGTGACTTACGATGGCGGTGTAGAAGGTATTGTGACTTACGATAGCGGTGTAGATGGTATTGTGACTAACGATGGAGGTGTGGAAGGTATTGTAACTTACGCTGGCGATGAAGAAAGTAATGTGACTTTCGATGGCGGTGTAGAAGGTATAATGACTTCGGATGACAGTGTAAAAGGTATGGTGACTTACGATGTTGGTCACAAAGGTAGTGTGATTTACGATAGCAGTGTAGAAGGTATTGTAACACACGATAGCGGTGTAGAAGGTATTGTGACTAACGATGGCGGTGTAGAAGGTATTGTGACTAACGATGGAGATGTAGAAGGCATTGTGACTTTCGATGGCGATGAAGAAAGTAATGTGACTTTCGATGGCGCTGTAGAAGGTTTAATGACTTCGGATGGTAGTGTAGAAAATATTTTGACTTACGATAGGTATTGTGGTTTACGATAGCAGTGTAGAAGGTATTGTGACTTACGATAGCGGTGTAGAAGGTATTGTGACTTACCATGGCGCTGTAGAATGTATTGTGACTTATGATAGCGGTGTAGAGGGTATTGTAACTTACTATAGCGGTGTAGAAGGTATTGTGACTAACGATGGAGGCGTAGAAGG
Encoded here:
- the LOC127835089 gene encoding sodium-dependent multivitamin transporter-like, producing MTVTTGFHWADYVIFVLVLVISTAIGIWFAWKDRKNQNADDFLLGGRKMGILPVSLSLMATLLSAVMVLGVPAEVYYNGAIYWLILFSNVLVYPVAAHAFLPVFHNLGITSAYEYLEMRFNTLMRILGCISFQIQMILSMALGLFAPAIALNQAMNVSMLVSILVIGVICTFYTAIGGLKAVLWTDTFQMVVIMVGFIAVLWQGSDEVGGFGAIWDLAKEDGKLSLGNFDTSITARHTFWTLIVGAGINTLTVYAGNQAMIQRYLAMPTVRKAQIALYLQLPAGVVVTSLFVYGGLVLNAKYRVDPISDCTLQYPDQLFPYLVMDVLGNFNGLPGLLLACIFSASLSTISSGINAIALVFMADIVQPAYMAVKGEIMGEPQATIWSKVIAMLCGAVTIGIAFLADLFGDLILQVALSIYGMIGGPLLGVFLCAMFAPSINEWGALAGLIVSTIMSCWISIGAIIMANNNRPPPPVCFNNATIYNMTTTTMTSVMTSTVMSNVTDAPKEMSGLDTFYSVSYLWYSAFAVIVFILVAFPVSWLTGGTKHKPVDARLLSPVYHAIVGMSTINYGKDKLEMDYKPTDHQNGKHDLYTVDDKLRKNGKHDFYVVDDSLHDYLNPAFDTKM